In Bradyrhizobium guangxiense, the following are encoded in one genomic region:
- a CDS encoding SDR family oxidoreductase translates to MHTPDAVSSHVTLTRVTDDILIADDAPISAAGLRLPLRMTVIRLSNGDLILHSPVRYSPVLHNELERFGSIRYLLAPNVAHWMFLPEWQKHSPQALTFAARGLSTRKQVREAGLRIDRELGGATPAEWSRELEIISVNAPMFSEVEIFDKRSRTLILTDLVQNLETNHLPPSNQMAASLLGIAKPDGKAPVYLRLLLRLGGRSVEAAAERLVGLAPERAIFAHGDWFETGATDRLRRSLRWLLPTPVSHSMSRPMAGTRVVVTGASSGIGRAAALAFAREGASVALAARRGEILSGLAAECEALGGHAVAVPTDVTDAEAVRRLAKQTEDAFGGIDVWINNAGTGVFGAYQDADLGLHRRTIEVNLLGTMHGAYAVLPIFLRQKRGVLINNISLGGWAPTPFAAAYTASKFGLRGFTASLRQELGAHPNIHVCGVFPAIVDTPGFLHGANMSGKRLDPGPLLYQSEDVAQTFVNLVRAPRDEVAVGWPARAGQMAYAVAPRLTEDLLGGAFRFLLSRARRAPISEGSMIEASPPGTSVDGGWLARKQLPPAGIISNGLAVVGLAACAAFAASAIARPRRRIGTGRRRA, encoded by the coding sequence ATGCACACACCTGACGCCGTCTCATCGCATGTCACCCTCACGAGGGTGACGGACGACATTTTGATCGCGGACGATGCGCCGATCAGCGCCGCGGGCTTGCGTCTGCCTCTCCGCATGACGGTGATCCGGCTGTCGAATGGCGACCTCATCCTGCACTCGCCGGTGCGATACTCGCCTGTTCTGCACAATGAGCTGGAGCGGTTCGGGTCAATCAGATATCTGCTCGCACCGAACGTCGCGCACTGGATGTTTCTGCCTGAGTGGCAAAAACATTCGCCACAAGCGCTGACCTTCGCGGCCCGAGGGCTCTCAACGCGCAAGCAGGTGCGAGAGGCTGGCCTTCGCATTGACCGCGAGCTTGGCGGCGCGACCCCGGCAGAATGGTCGAGGGAGCTCGAGATCATCTCCGTGAATGCGCCGATGTTCTCCGAGGTGGAGATATTCGATAAGCGTAGTCGCACATTGATCCTGACCGATCTCGTGCAGAACCTGGAGACCAATCATCTTCCTCCATCAAATCAGATGGCCGCAAGCCTGCTTGGCATCGCCAAGCCCGACGGCAAAGCACCGGTCTATTTACGGCTGCTGTTGCGTCTTGGCGGCCGTTCGGTGGAGGCCGCGGCAGAGCGGCTCGTCGGTCTTGCGCCGGAGCGGGCCATTTTTGCCCATGGCGACTGGTTCGAAACCGGAGCAACCGATCGGCTCCGTCGCTCGCTGCGATGGCTGCTTCCCACGCCCGTATCGCACTCGATGTCCCGACCGATGGCCGGTACGCGCGTTGTCGTAACGGGGGCATCCAGCGGCATTGGCCGCGCCGCGGCGCTGGCGTTTGCGCGGGAAGGCGCAAGCGTGGCTCTCGCCGCACGGCGCGGCGAAATCCTGAGTGGCCTCGCTGCGGAGTGTGAGGCACTGGGGGGGCATGCCGTGGCGGTCCCGACCGATGTCACCGATGCCGAGGCGGTGCGGCGGCTGGCCAAGCAGACGGAAGATGCATTCGGGGGGATCGACGTCTGGATCAACAATGCAGGCACCGGCGTGTTCGGCGCTTATCAGGACGCAGATCTTGGGCTGCATCGCCGGACCATCGAGGTCAATTTGCTCGGAACCATGCACGGCGCTTACGCAGTACTTCCGATCTTTTTGCGCCAGAAGCGAGGCGTGCTCATCAACAACATCTCGCTCGGAGGGTGGGCGCCGACACCGTTTGCTGCCGCCTACACCGCGAGCAAGTTCGGCCTGCGCGGCTTCACGGCGAGCCTGCGCCAGGAGCTTGGTGCGCACCCCAATATTCATGTTTGCGGCGTGTTCCCGGCGATAGTGGATACGCCGGGCTTCCTCCACGGTGCCAACATGTCCGGCAAGCGGCTCGATCCGGGTCCGCTGTTGTACCAATCGGAAGACGTCGCCCAGACCTTTGTGAATCTGGTTCGCGCGCCGCGCGATGAAGTGGCGGTCGGATGGCCCGCACGCGCCGGCCAAATGGCCTATGCGGTCGCGCCGAGACTCACCGAGGATCTGCTGGGTGGCGCGTTCCGGTTCCTGCTGTCACGCGCCCGACGCGCACCCATCAGCGAGGGAAGTATGATCGAGGCGTCCCCGCCAGGCACGTCGGTTGACGGAGGCTGGCTGGCACGGAAGCAGCTTCCGCCGGCTGGGATTATCAGCAACGGGCTCGCTGTCGTTGGATTAGCTGCGTGCGCTGCTTTCGCGGCCTCGGCAATCGCCCGTCCACGCCGGCGGATCGGGACAGGACGGCGCCGGGCATAG
- a CDS encoding c-type cytochrome, whose translation MVNPTTRLLIASLFAMTAAACEPGKAAGPDNFAGDARRGTDLVKQYQCGGCHDIPGIAGADGNVGPPLHRIGTRTYIAGYIRNSPDSMADWIEDPQRALPGNAMPRMGIPQKDARDIAAFLYTLK comes from the coding sequence ATGGTCAATCCAACGACACGATTGCTCATTGCCTCTCTGTTCGCCATGACGGCTGCTGCCTGCGAGCCTGGCAAGGCCGCCGGCCCCGATAATTTCGCCGGCGATGCGCGCCGGGGCACAGACCTCGTGAAACAATATCAGTGCGGCGGCTGTCACGACATTCCCGGCATCGCCGGTGCCGACGGCAATGTCGGTCCTCCACTACACCGGATCGGCACCCGGACCTACATCGCCGGCTACATTCGGAACTCGCCGGACAGCATGGCCGACTGGATCGAAGATCCCCAGCGAGCGTTGCCGGGCAACGCCATGCCGAGAATGGGCATCCCACAGAAGGACGCGCGCGACATCGCGGCGTTTCTCTATACGCTGAAGTGA
- a CDS encoding Crp/Fnr family transcriptional regulator: MGRAIGQEMQTGFAFSKLADHLASLADVTADDLDLLADMPSTIAHFSSHQAILRHGDESHQCCLLLQGYLSWQDALGADGQITSISVPGDIAALQTLYRPCVNGNLIALGPAVIALVPHRFFREISARSPTIARTLLLMLLRDHAIQRNWTVNLGSRDALTRVAHLLCEITTRLQNVGLAKDFRLSSPFNQSDLAAACSISPVHANRTIQELRRANLLQWQSKTLVISDWPGLVRLAGFDPAYLGLRPRNQGRRPRELETAKDAVALA, from the coding sequence ATGGGCAGGGCGATCGGACAAGAAATGCAGACTGGATTTGCTTTTTCCAAACTCGCGGATCATCTGGCGAGCCTCGCCGACGTGACCGCCGACGACCTCGATCTGCTGGCGGATATGCCGAGCACGATTGCACATTTCAGTTCACACCAGGCGATCCTGCGCCACGGCGACGAGAGCCATCAATGCTGCCTGTTGCTCCAGGGGTACCTGTCCTGGCAGGACGCCCTGGGAGCAGATGGGCAGATCACGTCGATCTCGGTCCCCGGCGACATCGCCGCCCTCCAGACACTCTACCGACCTTGCGTCAACGGCAATCTCATTGCGCTCGGCCCCGCCGTGATCGCACTTGTGCCGCACCGCTTCTTTCGCGAGATTTCTGCGCGCTCGCCCACGATCGCGCGTACTCTGCTGCTGATGCTACTTCGAGACCACGCCATACAGCGCAACTGGACGGTAAACCTCGGCAGCCGTGACGCCCTGACGCGGGTGGCGCACCTGCTCTGCGAGATCACGACGCGCCTGCAAAATGTCGGCCTCGCCAAAGATTTCAGATTGTCTTCACCGTTCAACCAATCCGACCTCGCCGCGGCCTGCAGCATCTCCCCCGTCCACGCCAACCGCACCATCCAGGAACTGCGGCGCGCCAATCTCCTGCAATGGCAAAGCAAGACCCTGGTGATTTCCGACTGGCCCGGATTGGTCCGGCTTGCCGGCTTTGATCCTGCCTATCTTGGTCTTCGACCACGTAACCAAGGCAGGCGCCCAAGGGAATTGGAGACGGCTAAGGACGCCGTCGCGCTGGCCTGA
- a CDS encoding CgeB family protein, with protein sequence MKIVIFGLTISSSWGNGHATLWRGLCKHLTRLGHTVVFYERDVPYYAGSRDFNELPGGQLRLFSNWGETRSLARSDIGDADVAIVTSYCPDAIAATDLIMSEGRAVPVFYDLDTPITLARLMAGETVSYIGQQGLKDFALVLSFTGGPRVAHEFRERLGARDIRPLYGHVDSDIHRPVPPEPHYRADLSYLGTYSDDRQRGLEALFVEPARTRQDLRFLIGGAQYPDDFPWSPNIYFVRHLPPSEHAPFFASSRLTLNVTRKAMAEMGWCPSGRLFEAAACGVPLLSDHWPGIEEFFTPNKEILIARDAQDALAALAMPSPELQSIAQCAYERTMDQHTSDKRARELVSLLEQAASSGANRQQQSEEA encoded by the coding sequence GTGAAGATCGTCATTTTCGGCCTGACTATCTCCTCCTCCTGGGGCAACGGCCACGCGACCCTGTGGCGCGGTCTCTGCAAACATTTGACGCGCCTCGGGCATACTGTGGTCTTCTACGAGCGCGACGTGCCCTATTACGCTGGAAGCCGCGACTTCAACGAATTGCCGGGCGGTCAGCTGCGGCTGTTTTCGAATTGGGGCGAGACCCGCTCCCTGGCCCGCAGCGACATCGGGGATGCGGATGTCGCGATTGTGACGTCCTACTGTCCCGACGCGATTGCGGCGACCGACCTGATCATGTCCGAGGGACGAGCCGTTCCCGTCTTCTACGATCTGGATACGCCGATCACGCTCGCGCGGCTCATGGCGGGTGAAACCGTTTCCTATATCGGCCAGCAAGGCCTAAAGGATTTCGCGCTCGTCCTCAGCTTCACGGGCGGACCGCGCGTGGCCCATGAGTTCCGCGAGCGGCTCGGCGCGCGCGACATCCGCCCCCTCTACGGCCATGTGGATAGCGATATTCACCGCCCGGTGCCGCCCGAACCGCACTACCGTGCGGATCTGTCTTACCTCGGCACCTACTCCGACGACCGGCAGCGTGGCCTTGAAGCGCTGTTCGTCGAACCCGCGCGGACGCGACAAGATCTGCGCTTCCTGATCGGCGGGGCGCAATATCCCGACGACTTTCCATGGTCGCCCAACATCTATTTCGTGCGGCATCTGCCGCCATCGGAGCATGCGCCTTTCTTCGCCTCCTCGCGCTTGACCCTCAACGTCACGCGCAAGGCCATGGCAGAGATGGGCTGGTGCCCCTCCGGCCGTCTGTTCGAGGCAGCGGCCTGCGGCGTTCCGCTGCTGAGCGACCACTGGCCAGGCATCGAGGAGTTCTTCACGCCCAACAAGGAGATCCTGATTGCCCGTGACGCGCAGGACGCCTTGGCCGCGCTCGCGATGCCAAGCCCGGAGCTGCAATCCATCGCCCAGTGCGCCTATGAGCGCACGATGGATCAGCACACCTCCGACAAGCGCGCGCGTGAGCTGGTGTCCCTCTTGGAGCAGGCGGCATCCAGCGGGGCAAATCGGCAGCAGCAATCCGAGGAGGCCTGA
- a CDS encoding c-type cytochrome — MSAIALRTSALSLLLLAVPDDAVLGQQTLPQSQEAQMPTVAPRPNFGGSVGNGRPGVFMQVPVTTLFPGAQPDPPQIKNPVQGDPTAEQRGMTYYVNFNCVGCHAPNGGGGMGPALSNNLFTYGSQPENIYLSIYQGRPNGMPAWGGVLPDSVIWDLVTYISKISNEPSRQWGRTFSANPLSPEVEQVPSEQVSTTDPWSATKSFNFGQKP; from the coding sequence ATGTCTGCGATAGCGCTGCGCACGAGTGCACTGTCGCTTCTCCTGCTGGCTGTGCCGGACGATGCGGTACTTGGCCAGCAAACCCTGCCCCAATCCCAGGAGGCGCAGATGCCGACGGTGGCGCCGCGCCCTAATTTCGGTGGCAGCGTCGGCAATGGCAGGCCGGGCGTGTTCATGCAGGTGCCCGTGACCACGCTCTTCCCAGGCGCGCAGCCGGATCCGCCTCAGATCAAGAACCCGGTCCAGGGCGATCCCACTGCCGAGCAGCGCGGGATGACCTATTATGTTAATTTCAACTGTGTCGGCTGCCACGCGCCAAATGGCGGCGGGGGGATGGGGCCGGCGCTGAGCAACAATCTCTTCACCTACGGCTCGCAGCCCGAGAACATCTACCTGTCGATCTACCAGGGACGGCCGAACGGCATGCCTGCCTGGGGCGGCGTGCTGCCCGACAGCGTGATTTGGGATCTCGTCACCTATATCAGCAAGATCAGCAACGAGCCGAGCCGGCAATGGGGCCGCACCTTCTCGGCAAATCCACTGTCGCCTGAAGTCGAGCAGGTCCCGAGCGAGCAGGTTTCGACGACCGATCCGTGGTCCGCCACCAAGTCGTTCAACTTCGGTCAAAAGCCCTGA
- a CDS encoding glucose/quinate/shikimate family membrane-bound PQQ-dependent dehydrogenase, with product MRLIHRSADLFRIAPLLAITIAVVAMMGMGLVAGGTWLAALGGSAYYLLAGIMLLLTAWLLAQRRAEALWVYAALLLGTMAWAILEVGFDFWSLAPRGDVLAPLGVWLLLPFIARRLTPNLRAAQWALGLVLIVAAGVLALALTRDRHDLAGTVPDSETTGAVAASEAPPLTAGKNWTAYGGSGFGTRYSSLGQITRANVKDLKLAWEFRTGDHKGPDDPDEITNQATPLKIGGLLYTCSPHQIVFALDAATGQLRWKFDPQVQHNKAFQHMTCRGVSYHATKPGAVTADGAPAPTDCAERIFVPTNDGRMFALDARTGTPCANFGQQGQIDLKEGNEIQTLGFYEGTSPPVVTDKVLIVGGAVIDNYSDRVPSGVIRGFDIYSGRLIWAFDAGNPDPNEMPSASHHFTAGSPNSWSISAVDEDLGLVYVPLGSNSPDIWGGGRSPEKERYDSALIALDIATGQLRWSFQNVHHDLWDMDMPSQPSLVDLRSNGSTAPAIYIPAKTGDIFVLDRRDGHQLVPAPERPVPQGAASGDRLSPTQPFSELSFRPPGMLTDAQMWGSTMFDQLACRIKFKRLRYEGPFTPPSEQGTLVFPGDFGMFEWGGIAVDPKRQIAIANPQSIPFVSRLVPRGKDNPAAPNAAHPPGTELGVQPMYGAPYGVDLGIFLSPLGIPCLAPPWGNIAAIDLRTHKVVWQHRIGTIRDQAPLPLPFKLGVPMLGGPIVTAGGVIFITGTMDDYIRAFDVGDGRQLWQDRLPAGGQSTPMTYEAGGKQYVVTVDGGHGSFGTKLGDYVRAYALP from the coding sequence ATGAGACTGATCCATCGTTCGGCAGACTTGTTCCGCATCGCGCCATTGCTCGCCATCACCATTGCAGTAGTTGCCATGATGGGTATGGGCCTCGTTGCTGGCGGTACCTGGCTCGCCGCGCTTGGCGGCTCCGCCTATTATCTCCTCGCCGGCATCATGCTGCTGCTCACCGCCTGGCTGCTGGCACAACGTCGCGCCGAGGCGCTCTGGGTCTATGCCGCGCTGCTGCTGGGCACGATGGCATGGGCGATCTTGGAAGTCGGATTTGATTTTTGGTCCCTGGCACCCCGCGGCGACGTCCTTGCGCCGCTCGGCGTCTGGCTGCTGTTGCCCTTCATCGCTCGCCGTCTGACGCCCAATCTACGGGCCGCGCAGTGGGCGCTCGGGCTCGTCCTGATCGTTGCGGCCGGCGTGCTCGCCCTCGCCCTGACGCGCGACCGCCACGATCTTGCCGGCACCGTACCGGACAGCGAGACGACGGGCGCCGTTGCCGCCTCTGAAGCGCCCCCGCTCACCGCCGGCAAAAACTGGACGGCCTATGGCGGCAGCGGCTTCGGCACGCGCTATTCCTCGCTCGGCCAAATCACAAGGGCCAATGTGAAGGACCTCAAGCTCGCCTGGGAATTTCGCACGGGCGACCACAAGGGACCTGATGACCCCGACGAGATCACCAACCAGGCGACACCGCTCAAGATCGGCGGTCTCCTCTACACCTGTTCGCCGCACCAGATCGTGTTCGCGCTCGACGCCGCAACGGGCCAGTTGCGCTGGAAGTTCGACCCGCAAGTCCAGCACAACAAAGCCTTCCAGCACATGACCTGCCGCGGCGTGTCCTATCACGCGACGAAGCCCGGCGCGGTCACGGCCGACGGCGCGCCGGCTCCCACCGATTGCGCGGAACGCATCTTCGTGCCGACCAATGACGGACGGATGTTCGCGCTGGATGCCCGTACCGGCACGCCCTGCGCCAACTTCGGCCAGCAGGGCCAGATCGACCTCAAGGAGGGAAACGAGATTCAGACACTCGGCTTCTACGAGGGCACCTCGCCGCCCGTGGTGACCGACAAGGTCCTGATCGTCGGCGGCGCGGTCATCGACAACTATTCTGACCGCGTCCCCTCGGGCGTCATCCGCGGCTTCGACATCTATTCCGGGCGACTGATCTGGGCCTTTGACGCCGGCAATCCCGATCCGAACGAGATGCCATCGGCCTCACACCATTTCACGGCCGGCTCACCGAACTCGTGGAGCATCTCGGCGGTCGATGAAGATCTCGGGCTCGTCTATGTCCCGCTCGGCTCGAACTCGCCGGATATCTGGGGCGGCGGCCGTTCGCCGGAGAAGGAGCGCTACGATTCGGCGCTGATCGCCCTCGACATCGCCACCGGACAATTGCGCTGGTCGTTTCAGAACGTGCACCATGATCTCTGGGACATGGACATGCCCTCGCAACCGAGCCTGGTCGATCTGCGCTCGAACGGGAGCACCGCGCCCGCGATCTACATCCCGGCAAAGACCGGCGACATCTTCGTGCTCGACCGCCGCGACGGGCACCAGCTGGTGCCCGCGCCGGAGAGGCCGGTGCCGCAGGGCGCCGCGTCCGGCGACCGTCTGTCCCCCACCCAACCCTTCTCCGAGCTGAGCTTCCGTCCGCCCGGTATGCTGACGGACGCGCAGATGTGGGGCAGCACGATGTTCGACCAGCTCGCCTGCCGCATCAAATTCAAGCGTCTGCGTTACGAAGGACCGTTCACCCCACCATCGGAGCAAGGCACGCTGGTCTTCCCGGGCGATTTCGGCATGTTCGAGTGGGGCGGCATCGCTGTCGATCCGAAGCGCCAGATCGCCATCGCGAACCCGCAATCGATTCCGTTCGTCTCCCGCCTCGTGCCGCGGGGAAAAGACAATCCGGCCGCGCCGAACGCAGCGCATCCGCCCGGCACCGAACTCGGCGTGCAGCCGATGTATGGCGCCCCCTATGGAGTCGATCTCGGCATCTTCCTGTCGCCACTCGGCATCCCCTGTCTCGCTCCGCCGTGGGGCAATATCGCGGCCATCGACCTCAGAACGCACAAGGTTGTCTGGCAACACCGCATCGGCACGATCCGCGATCAGGCTCCTCTGCCGCTTCCCTTCAAGCTCGGCGTTCCCATGCTGGGCGGACCGATCGTGACCGCGGGCGGCGTCATCTTCATCACGGGGACCATGGACGACTACATCAGGGCGTTCGACGTCGGCGACGGCAGGCAGCTCTGGCAGGATCGTCTTCCCGCCGGCGGCCAATCGACGCCGATGACGTATGAGGCTGGCGGCAAGCAATATGTCGTGACGGTCGACGGCGGCCACGGTTCGTTCGGCACCAAGCTCGGCGATTACGTGCGGGCCTACGCGCTGCCGTGA
- a CDS encoding inositol-3-phosphate synthase, with amino-acid sequence MHSRLQDRRRVRVGIIGVGNCASSFVQGLTYYRNAKSNEPVPGLMNVDLGGYHISDIQIASAFDVNASKVGRDVAEAIFERPNNTHRFADVDRSGVIVQRGPVLDGIGRYLEDDVPIADVPEADVSEVLARSRTDVLVSYLPVGSQRASEWYAARAIEAGCGYVNCIPVFIASDPEWRRRFESAGLPIIGDDIKSQVGATILHRVLANLFRDRGVRLDRTYQLNVGGNTDFKNMLERERLTSKKISKTQAVTSQFDVPIDPDNIHVGPSDHVPWLTDRKLAFIRLEGTTFGGVPLSAEVKLEVWDSPNSAGVVIDAVRCAKLAMDRGRGGALTGPSSYFMKSPPQQFTDEEAGRRTRAFIDDKAYS; translated from the coding sequence ATGCATTCCCGTCTTCAGGACAGGCGCCGCGTGCGCGTCGGCATCATCGGTGTCGGCAACTGCGCAAGCTCCTTCGTGCAGGGGCTGACCTACTACCGGAACGCCAAGTCGAACGAGCCCGTGCCCGGCCTGATGAACGTCGATCTCGGCGGATACCACATCAGCGATATCCAGATCGCATCCGCCTTCGACGTCAATGCCAGCAAGGTTGGCCGCGATGTCGCCGAGGCCATTTTTGAAAGGCCGAACAACACGCATCGCTTCGCCGACGTCGACCGGTCCGGCGTGATCGTCCAGCGCGGCCCGGTCTTGGACGGCATCGGGCGCTACCTCGAAGATGACGTCCCGATTGCTGACGTCCCGGAGGCCGATGTTTCGGAGGTCCTGGCGAGGTCACGCACCGACGTGCTGGTGTCCTACCTGCCGGTCGGCTCGCAACGCGCAAGCGAATGGTACGCCGCCCGCGCCATCGAAGCCGGATGCGGCTACGTCAACTGCATCCCGGTTTTCATCGCCTCCGATCCGGAGTGGCGCCGGCGGTTCGAGAGTGCCGGCCTTCCGATCATCGGCGACGACATCAAGAGCCAGGTTGGCGCCACCATCCTGCACCGCGTGCTTGCCAATCTGTTTCGCGATCGCGGCGTTCGGCTCGACCGGACCTATCAGCTCAATGTGGGCGGCAATACCGATTTCAAGAACATGCTAGAGCGAGAGCGGCTGACCTCGAAGAAGATCTCCAAGACCCAGGCCGTCACCAGCCAGTTCGACGTCCCTATCGATCCTGACAACATCCATGTCGGACCGAGCGATCACGTGCCCTGGCTCACTGACCGCAAGCTCGCCTTCATCCGGCTGGAAGGGACGACGTTCGGCGGCGTTCCCCTGAGCGCCGAGGTCAAGCTCGAGGTGTGGGACTCCCCGAACTCGGCGGGCGTGGTGATCGACGCGGTCCGTTGTGCCAAGCTTGCCATGGACCGGGGCCGAGGCGGCGCCCTGACCGGCCCCTCCAGCTATTTCATGAAGTCGCCGCCGCAGCAGTTCACGGACGAGGAGGCCGGGCGGCGAACGCGCGCCTTCATCGACGACAAGGCGTACAGCTGA
- a CDS encoding sugar phosphate nucleotidyltransferase — translation MWGIVPAAGHGSRIQPLAFSKELLPVGSRRDDGTERPCAVSEYLLERLILGGADKICFVISSGKSDILEYFGDHYGSAQLAYVVQPDASGLCDAVFRAGTVVGHDEDVVVGLPDTVWFPKAALQALPDAELSFLLFPVERPEFFDAVVLDGDNVREIQVKQPDPASRWIWGAFRMSATGFRQLHALWIDRDKQDEYFGTLVNAYLQAGGTGIGIKAGESYVDVGTVDGYRTAMALLAESSGADARSRLRAGGSTDGARSIAATNNGATDGATA, via the coding sequence ATGTGGGGCATCGTTCCGGCCGCGGGCCACGGCAGCCGCATCCAGCCACTGGCTTTCTCCAAGGAGCTACTGCCTGTCGGCAGCCGGCGCGACGACGGCACGGAGCGTCCCTGCGCGGTCTCCGAATATCTGCTGGAGCGTCTGATCCTCGGCGGCGCGGACAAGATCTGCTTCGTGATCTCGTCCGGCAAATCCGACATTCTGGAATATTTCGGCGATCACTATGGCAGCGCCCAGCTCGCCTATGTCGTCCAGCCCGACGCATCCGGCCTGTGCGATGCCGTCTTCAGGGCAGGCACCGTGGTCGGCCATGACGAGGACGTCGTCGTCGGCCTGCCTGACACCGTCTGGTTTCCAAAGGCCGCGCTACAGGCCCTGCCCGATGCCGAACTCTCCTTCCTGCTCTTCCCGGTCGAGCGCCCGGAATTTTTCGATGCCGTCGTTCTCGATGGCGATAATGTGCGTGAGATCCAGGTCAAGCAGCCGGATCCGGCATCACGGTGGATCTGGGGTGCATTCAGGATGTCGGCCACCGGCTTTCGCCAATTGCACGCACTCTGGATCGACCGGGACAAGCAAGACGAATATTTCGGCACGTTGGTCAATGCCTATCTCCAGGCGGGTGGCACCGGCATCGGGATCAAGGCAGGTGAGTCCTATGTCGATGTGGGAACCGTCGATGGCTATCGCACCGCGATGGCTCTTCTCGCGGAGAGCAGCGGCGCCGACGCCCGGTCGAGATTGCGGGCCGGAGGCTCGACCGATGGAGCCCGATCGATCGCCGCAACGAACAATGGAGCAACGGATGGAGCAACGGCATGA
- a CDS encoding histidine phosphatase family protein has protein sequence MAEIIHLVRHGRHALLGRTLCGRMDGVTLDEVGCSQMARCATNLSPRPSLIQSSPQRRCMQSASILAAHFRLPIEIAPAVDELDYGEWTGRAFEELCQDPQWSRWNKRRGSARPPGGESMRSLQNRVVNHLEQLRNDPIAGTVIVVSHAEPIRAALLHYARIRLDDFLSIEIDPSSVSTLSTYRSGLRITGINQQVPA, from the coding sequence ATGGCCGAAATCATCCATCTTGTCCGCCATGGCCGTCACGCCCTGCTCGGCCGCACGCTGTGCGGCCGGATGGACGGCGTCACCCTCGATGAGGTCGGCTGCAGCCAGATGGCACGCTGTGCGACCAACCTCAGTCCGCGACCATCCTTGATCCAGTCGAGCCCGCAGCGGCGCTGCATGCAATCGGCCTCTATCCTGGCGGCGCATTTCCGACTGCCGATCGAGATCGCTCCTGCCGTCGACGAGCTCGACTATGGCGAATGGACCGGCAGGGCCTTCGAAGAGCTCTGTCAGGACCCGCAATGGTCGCGCTGGAACAAGCGGCGCGGCAGCGCGCGGCCTCCGGGCGGCGAGAGCATGCGGTCGCTTCAGAACCGTGTCGTCAACCATCTGGAGCAGCTGCGCAATGACCCTATTGCGGGCACCGTGATCGTCGTCAGTCATGCCGAGCCGATCCGTGCGGCCCTGCTGCATTACGCCCGCATACGTCTTGATGACTTTCTTTCGATCGAGATCGATCCTTCCAGCGTCAGCACTCTCAGCACGTACCGAAGCGGGCTCAGGATCACCGGAATCAATCAGCAGGTGCCGGCGTGA
- a CDS encoding substrate-binding domain-containing protein has translation MRLRSDCAVFGLALALVGLIEIASPAWATPDGELRVCADPNNLPFSNSAEAGFENRLASMVADALGRSVSYTWWAQRRGFIRNTLRAETCDVVMGVPSGYELVETSKPYYRSTYVFVSRRDEHLNLSSLLDPRLHRLTIGVHLVGDDGNNPPPAQALGQLGIVGNVRGYSIYGDYRQADPPARLIEAVEAGEIDVAAAWGPLGGYFAAHSKVPLTVTPIQDGERFPPQQFQFAISMGVRKGDHVLRDRLNAFIDEHRSEIAALLRSYGVPLVELPVTASGGQE, from the coding sequence ATGCGCCTCCGCAGTGATTGTGCCGTCTTTGGTCTTGCTCTCGCGCTTGTCGGGCTGATCGAAATCGCGTCGCCCGCATGGGCCACACCGGATGGCGAGCTTCGTGTCTGCGCTGACCCGAACAATCTGCCATTTTCGAACAGCGCTGAGGCCGGCTTCGAAAACAGGCTGGCATCGATGGTAGCAGACGCGCTGGGACGGTCGGTATCCTACACCTGGTGGGCACAGCGTCGCGGCTTCATCCGCAACACGCTGAGGGCCGAGACATGCGACGTCGTGATGGGCGTGCCCTCCGGCTACGAACTCGTGGAGACCTCAAAACCCTATTATCGCTCGACCTACGTTTTCGTCAGCCGCCGGGATGAGCATCTGAATCTCTCGTCCCTGCTCGATCCGCGTCTTCATCGTCTCACCATCGGTGTGCACCTCGTCGGCGACGACGGCAACAATCCGCCGCCCGCGCAGGCTCTCGGCCAGCTTGGCATCGTCGGCAATGTCCGTGGGTATTCAATCTATGGAGATTATCGCCAAGCCGATCCGCCTGCGCGCCTGATCGAGGCGGTCGAAGCTGGCGAGATCGATGTCGCGGCCGCCTGGGGGCCGCTGGGCGGCTATTTCGCGGCGCATTCCAAGGTGCCCCTGACGGTCACCCCTATTCAGGACGGCGAACGCTTTCCGCCGCAACAATTCCAGTTCGCCATTTCGATGGGTGTTCGCAAGGGCGACCACGTTTTGCGCGACCGGCTGAACGCGTTCATCGACGAGCATCGATCCGAGATCGCCGCGCTGCTGCGAAGCTACGGCGTGCCGCTGGTGGAGCTGCCCGTGACGGCATCGGGAGGACAAGAATGA